One Halorarum halophilum DNA window includes the following coding sequences:
- a CDS encoding HalOD1 output domain-containing protein, which produces MPNENNRVEDSYTPEQTRTLCGAVIEAIADYRGTDPHTDDFVLYEYTDPDAITKLFQHDANQNHLLQFTADDAQITLEGNDTVEISVNRLPDGQHSLQK; this is translated from the coding sequence ATGCCCAACGAAAACAATAGGGTTGAGGACTCGTACACTCCGGAGCAAACTCGGACGCTCTGTGGGGCTGTTATCGAAGCCATTGCAGACTACAGAGGCACAGACCCCCACACAGATGACTTTGTACTATACGAGTACACTGATCCCGACGCAATCACCAAACTATTCCAGCACGACGCCAACCAGAACCACCTCCTCCAGTTCACGGCTGACGATGCTCAGATAACCCTCGAAGGCAATGATACGGTCGAGATTAGCGTCAATAGACTACCCGACGGACAACACTCGCTACAGAAGTGA
- a CDS encoding DUF7344 domain-containing protein: MASLDRIFDLLSEEQRRYALYYLDRHGGPVSVDELAVHVAEWQSDPGSVSIPDDTFDRIEIDLLHVDLPKAADAPFVQYNQEERTVELTGPAPKFNAVISVAKVIERPNREP, translated from the coding sequence ATGGCATCGTTGGACAGAATATTCGACCTTCTAAGCGAAGAACAGCGACGGTACGCACTGTACTACCTCGACCGACACGGTGGCCCAGTCTCCGTCGATGAACTGGCAGTTCACGTCGCCGAGTGGCAGTCAGATCCTGGATCAGTCTCCATTCCAGACGATACGTTCGACCGCATCGAAATCGACCTCCTTCACGTGGATCTGCCGAAAGCAGCTGACGCACCATTCGTGCAGTACAACCAGGAAGAGCGAACGGTCGAACTCACTGGACCTGCTCCCAAGTTCAACGCGGTCATCTCGGTTGCGAAAGTTATCGAACGCCCAAACCGGGAACCGTAG
- a CDS encoding GAF domain-containing protein, with protein MKVFTRTDRLHQWSVVGVGLLLCVVIVGTVALSDLEFTTQHLQVGIPILLTLGLATFGGWLARSNMPHTYVRRIALWSLAGAAILGSFAAWEMYTHLLEGDSLVETLHELLLGLAEGATVGSVVGYYDARRKDHYLASEQAKQAISASMDGIAILDDDGEYESVNQAHADVYGYDDPDAFLGENWQLCYTEEEAAHIQDTILPEVNADGSWRGELTGQRRDESTFPQEITLSARPAGGLVCIVRDITERKAQEDRLRALHTVTREFLAAETAHEITTEIVTIADEMLGHSLIAVWEYDTDSEALLPLGMTDSATQVAAQAGLDGLPSFEVGSAEMEIFKDNEPVLIEDYTTLENRQVTDVPLGSALYIPLGDYGLVSIGSTEQGTIDDIDRFLAEILVSNATAAIERVEREQELGNREQRLRTIVENMPVILFAIDQDREITLQVGKGLEQVGVEQNQMVGSTVEEMFDNSAVITDAIDRSLEGELVDVTVDVWGRTYQVWYQPIESKDEVTNVLGVAMDVTERQKRERGIRALHDATREMMQETDPETICQIAVDTAEDALELPLSAIWLRTDDNPRLEPVALSDQASAFIDNPPVFEPGDSISWQVYEKGMPRIFDDVSQEPNRHNLMTEVRSELIVPIGEYGVLGSGSTDIGRFEETDLGLAKLLAANTRAALDRAEREAALQLKTDQMEFFNSILRHDVLNGMTVIRGRAKFLTDELDGQQLQDAETIINWSDDIVTIIKRVRLVLETLTGIGDPQLEPVDLAETLRAEVDRVQATYPDVTFEIAIPTAVTVRANELLGEVLGNVITNAIDHNDTDGLRVSVTVDDPDETDECILVRIADNGRGVPRDIKEAIFRREETGHAKSTGSGFGLFFVDSMVAEYGGDVWVEDNEPQGAVFVIELPTP; from the coding sequence ATGAAGGTGTTCACACGTACCGACCGCTTGCATCAGTGGTCGGTCGTGGGGGTTGGGCTGCTTCTCTGTGTAGTCATCGTCGGAACTGTGGCTCTCAGTGATCTCGAGTTCACAACACAGCACCTTCAGGTGGGCATTCCGATTCTGCTCACGCTCGGTCTCGCAACATTCGGTGGATGGCTCGCTCGGTCCAACATGCCGCACACCTACGTCCGTCGAATTGCACTCTGGAGTCTCGCTGGCGCGGCCATTCTTGGCTCGTTCGCCGCATGGGAGATGTACACTCACCTCCTCGAAGGCGACTCACTGGTCGAGACATTACACGAACTCCTGCTCGGCCTAGCAGAAGGCGCGACCGTAGGTAGCGTGGTCGGCTACTACGATGCCCGCCGCAAGGACCACTATCTGGCATCCGAGCAAGCCAAGCAGGCCATTTCTGCATCGATGGATGGGATCGCCATCCTTGATGATGACGGAGAATACGAGTCCGTAAATCAAGCACATGCAGATGTCTATGGGTACGACGATCCAGACGCATTCCTTGGAGAGAATTGGCAGCTATGCTATACCGAAGAGGAAGCCGCGCACATCCAAGACACAATTCTCCCGGAGGTGAATGCAGACGGAAGCTGGCGAGGGGAGCTCACTGGACAGCGTCGTGACGAAAGTACCTTCCCCCAGGAGATCACGCTCTCCGCGCGGCCAGCCGGTGGCCTTGTCTGTATCGTCCGCGATATTACAGAGCGGAAAGCCCAAGAGGACAGACTCAGGGCGCTCCATACTGTCACCCGGGAATTCCTAGCTGCGGAAACCGCTCACGAGATTACAACCGAGATCGTGACGATTGCCGACGAAATGCTCGGCCATTCGCTGATTGCTGTCTGGGAATACGACACTGACTCCGAAGCTCTCCTTCCCCTGGGAATGACCGACTCCGCGACTCAGGTCGCTGCACAAGCTGGACTGGATGGCCTTCCTTCGTTCGAAGTGGGGTCAGCCGAAATGGAGATTTTCAAGGACAACGAGCCTGTTCTTATCGAGGACTACACCACGCTTGAGAACCGTCAAGTGACAGATGTTCCTCTTGGCTCGGCGCTGTATATCCCGCTTGGTGATTACGGGTTGGTCAGTATCGGCTCTACCGAACAGGGAACAATCGACGATATTGATCGATTCTTAGCGGAGATACTTGTGTCGAATGCTACGGCTGCAATCGAGCGAGTTGAGCGCGAACAGGAACTTGGAAATCGGGAGCAGCGCCTCCGAACAATCGTCGAGAATATGCCGGTTATCCTCTTTGCCATCGATCAAGACAGGGAGATTACGCTTCAAGTTGGGAAGGGTCTCGAGCAGGTCGGTGTCGAGCAGAACCAGATGGTCGGGTCGACAGTGGAGGAAATGTTCGATAATTCAGCGGTGATCACTGATGCGATCGATCGCAGTCTCGAGGGTGAACTAGTCGATGTCACGGTTGATGTCTGGGGGCGGACCTACCAGGTTTGGTACCAGCCGATCGAGAGCAAGGACGAAGTAACGAATGTACTCGGCGTCGCGATGGATGTCACAGAGCGCCAAAAACGCGAACGTGGTATTAGAGCGTTACATGACGCTACCCGGGAGATGATGCAGGAGACCGATCCAGAAACCATCTGCCAGATTGCTGTCGATACTGCCGAGGACGCACTCGAGCTGCCACTGTCTGCCATCTGGTTGCGTACAGACGACAACCCCCGCTTGGAACCGGTCGCCTTGTCAGACCAAGCGAGCGCGTTCATCGATAACCCGCCGGTGTTCGAGCCGGGCGACAGTATCTCCTGGCAGGTTTATGAAAAGGGGATGCCCCGTATATTCGACGATGTGAGTCAGGAGCCCAATCGCCACAATCTGATGACTGAGGTACGGAGCGAACTGATCGTTCCGATTGGCGAGTATGGCGTGTTGGGAAGTGGATCGACGGACATCGGTCGGTTCGAGGAGACGGACCTCGGGCTGGCAAAGCTGTTGGCAGCGAACACCCGCGCTGCGCTCGATCGAGCAGAGCGCGAGGCAGCCCTTCAACTCAAAACAGACCAGATGGAGTTCTTCAACTCGATCCTCCGCCACGACGTGCTCAACGGGATGACAGTGATTCGAGGCCGGGCCAAATTCCTTACTGATGAACTCGATGGCCAGCAGTTACAGGATGCCGAGACGATCATCAACTGGTCCGACGACATCGTCACAATCATCAAGCGCGTCCGCTTGGTCTTGGAAACGTTGACGGGGATAGGGGACCCACAGCTTGAGCCTGTCGATCTCGCAGAAACACTTCGCGCGGAAGTCGACCGTGTCCAAGCGACCTATCCCGATGTCACGTTCGAGATAGCTATTCCGACGGCGGTTACTGTCCGAGCAAACGAATTGCTGGGTGAAGTCCTTGGGAATGTCATTACGAACGCGATCGACCATAATGATACAGATGGGTTACGTGTCTCGGTGACTGTCGACGATCCTGACGAAACTGACGAGTGCATTCTCGTCCGAATCGCCGACAACGGTCGCGGTGTCCCGAGAGACATCAAGGAGGCAATTTTCCGGCGGGAAGAGACCGGTCATGCGAAATCCACGGGGTCAGGATTCGGCCTCTTTTTCGTCGATTCGATGGTAGCCGAGTACGGTGGTGACGTCTGGGTCGAAGATAACGAGCCACAGGGAGCAGTATTCGTTATCGAACTGCCGACTCCATAG
- a CDS encoding response regulator transcription factor: MSNSDLPVILVVEDEPDVADTYDRWLQEYEVHRAETGEEALAQLDETVDVVLLDRMLPGMSGAEVLTEIRSRSIDCRVAMVTAVDPGFDIIEMGFDEYITKPPDREELRETVARLLHRATLNGDLQEYYSLVARRATLDATFPERQLEANKEYRVLVEQIEVHRAAVDDAMGDLASDADFIGAVREIMDTTNETEAPHDEEFTESTK; encoded by the coding sequence ATGAGTAACTCAGACCTCCCAGTTATCCTCGTTGTCGAGGATGAGCCGGACGTCGCGGATACATACGATCGATGGCTACAGGAATACGAGGTTCACCGGGCTGAAACAGGTGAGGAGGCACTTGCCCAACTCGATGAGACGGTCGATGTCGTACTCTTAGACCGAATGCTACCGGGCATGTCTGGCGCAGAGGTGCTCACGGAAATTCGCTCACGGTCAATAGATTGCCGGGTGGCGATGGTGACAGCAGTCGATCCAGGCTTCGATATCATCGAGATGGGCTTCGACGAGTACATCACAAAGCCACCGGATCGCGAGGAACTCCGTGAGACTGTTGCACGACTCCTGCATCGCGCAACGCTCAACGGCGATCTTCAGGAGTATTACTCGCTTGTGGCGCGGCGAGCTACCCTTGATGCAACGTTCCCCGAGAGACAACTCGAAGCGAACAAAGAGTACCGGGTATTGGTCGAACAAATCGAAGTACACCGAGCTGCAGTCGACGATGCGATGGGAGATTTGGCCTCGGACGCCGACTTCATCGGAGCTGTCCGCGAGATTATGGACACAACCAACGAGACCGAGGCTCCGCACGACGAGGAATTCACAGAGTCAACGAAGTGA
- a CDS encoding RAD55 family ATPase: MYEITDILPAGTLSELEPGTSLLIAAPAMSGKQELALDLLATGLDERDGLLMVTTSETAVECIDELERRVPSFNHDQVGIVDCSGSSQQETIREIATQRVSSPGDLTGISIGTTKLMQQFTSHNISSVRHGLVSVSTLLQFLNLDTVFKFLHIYTTRITDTGGLGIFTVDNVSHDQQTINTIMTEFNGMIELRETETGEREVRIRGIPDVPHDWNSV; this comes from the coding sequence ATGTATGAAATCACAGACATTCTTCCGGCTGGAACACTATCCGAACTCGAACCAGGAACGAGCCTGTTGATCGCTGCCCCGGCCATGAGCGGAAAGCAGGAGCTTGCGCTGGATCTCCTTGCTACTGGCCTTGATGAAAGAGATGGGCTGTTGATGGTGACGACAAGCGAAACAGCAGTGGAGTGTATTGACGAACTTGAACGGCGTGTTCCCTCGTTTAATCACGACCAGGTAGGGATTGTCGATTGCTCCGGGAGTAGCCAGCAGGAAACGATTCGAGAGATCGCCACGCAACGCGTCTCGTCACCTGGCGACCTCACGGGCATCAGCATCGGCACTACCAAACTCATGCAACAGTTCACTAGCCACAACATCTCAAGTGTTCGGCACGGTCTGGTCTCAGTATCAACGCTCCTCCAATTCCTGAACCTCGACACTGTCTTCAAGTTCCTCCATATCTACACAACTCGAATTACTGATACCGGGGGACTCGGCATTTTTACAGTCGATAACGTCTCGCACGACCAACAGACGATTAACACCATCATGACCGAGTTTAACGGCATGATTGAGCTCCGCGAAACCGAGACCGGCGAGAGAGAGGTTCGTATCCGAGGGATCCCTGACGTCCCACATGACTGGAACTCGGTGTGA
- a CDS encoding DUF7344 domain-containing protein, which translates to MDQHIRTQEAELDELLTVLADQYRRVVLSYFQNTSADAATVDALASDLYTGGEENVDWLTVQLHHSTLPLLESVGAVEYDQQSGSVRYHGHAELETLLAAVTGR; encoded by the coding sequence ATGGATCAACACATTCGGACTCAGGAAGCTGAGTTAGACGAACTTCTGACCGTACTCGCTGACCAGTACCGCCGTGTCGTACTCTCCTACTTCCAGAATACGTCGGCAGATGCTGCGACCGTTGATGCCCTTGCCAGCGATCTCTACACCGGGGGCGAAGAGAACGTAGACTGGTTAACCGTGCAGTTACACCATTCAACACTTCCACTCCTGGAATCCGTCGGCGCAGTAGAATACGACCAGCAGAGCGGGTCAGTCCGGTACCACGGTCACGCCGAACTGGAAACGCTCTTAGCCGCAGTTACAGGCCGTTAA